One genomic segment of Laspinema palackyanum D2c includes these proteins:
- the petN gene encoding cytochrome b6-f complex subunit PetN, translated as MDILTVGWAAFLGVFTFSISMVIWGRNGF; from the coding sequence ATGGATATTCTGACTGTAGGTTGGGCTGCTTTTTTAGGTGTTTTTACTTTCTCCATCTCGATGGTAATTTGGGGCCGCAACGGTTTCTAG